Proteins encoded together in one Psychrobacter sanguinis window:
- a CDS encoding FUSC family protein yields MAWFLLSLPLSDIGVAIAIFMMFVWIETIITRHYALAVVMVTPLTIFIAEYGRGHSALSAGASAAYDGIVQARFLDTLLGCLIALLGGVVMHSTGLRKPLMALETKVFSPKP; encoded by the coding sequence GTGGCTTGGTTTTTATTGTCACTGCCCTTATCAGACATCGGGGTAGCAATCGCCATATTTATGATGTTTGTCTGGATAGAAACCATCATTACCCGCCATTATGCGTTGGCAGTGGTTATGGTCACGCCGTTGACAATATTTATTGCTGAATACGGCAGGGGGCACTCAGCGTTATCTGCTGGTGCATCAGCGGCCTACGACGGTATTGTACAAGCTAGGTTCTTAGACACCTTATTGGGCTGTCTTATTGCCTTACTTGGTGGGGTAGTCATGCACTCTACTGGGTTAAGAAAGCCGTTAATGGCTTTAGAGACTAAAGTGTTTAGTCCCAAACCATAG